A genomic window from Arthrobacter sp. FW305-BF8 includes:
- the catC gene encoding muconolactone Delta-isomerase, with the protein MKYLVHMDVNLPAGMPAEEAAGIKAKEKAYSQELQRSGKWPEIWRVVGEYANYSIFDVESNDELHGILQGLPLFPYMDLTVVPLAKHPSDVK; encoded by the coding sequence ATGAAGTACCTGGTCCATATGGACGTCAACCTGCCCGCCGGCATGCCCGCCGAAGAAGCCGCCGGAATCAAGGCAAAGGAGAAGGCCTACTCCCAGGAACTGCAGCGCTCCGGCAAATGGCCCGAGATCTGGCGTGTGGTGGGCGAATACGCCAACTACTCCATCTTCGACGTCGAATCGAACGACGAACTGCACGGCATCCTGCAGGGCCTTCCCCTGTTCCCGTACATGGACCTCACCGTGGTCCCGCTGGCCAAGCACCCCTCGGACGTGAAGTAG
- a CDS encoding mandelate racemase/muconate lactonizing enzyme family protein — protein sequence MKIAAIEAIPYSIPYRHPLHFASGSVHEADHVLVRVHTDDGVVGTADTPPRPYTYGETQKSIVAVVQDVFAPQLVGLDVFDREKIQAVMARTIHNQTAKGAVDIAVWDVIGKTLGQPVTKLLGGYTDSLRVSHMLGFKPARELLALALEFRETYGINTFKLKTGRRPLNLDIEAARVLREGLDEDAELYMDANRGWTANEAAEVLRRTADLGLQFLEEPDDAREVLGRRRLVTNSPIPIAADESAANLGEAAREILTGGANLLSVKTARSGFTEAAKIVGMAEGMGIDVYIGNQIDTQVGTVASVVFGAAFAHTAKRAAELSNYLDMTDDLLAQPLAITGGRIHVPACPGAGTDVDDDKLAHYRTD from the coding sequence ATGAAGATCGCAGCCATCGAGGCGATCCCCTACTCGATCCCGTACCGCCACCCGCTCCATTTCGCCTCCGGCTCCGTGCACGAGGCCGACCACGTCCTGGTCCGCGTCCACACCGACGACGGCGTGGTGGGAACCGCAGACACCCCGCCCCGCCCTTACACCTACGGTGAGACGCAGAAGTCCATCGTCGCGGTGGTGCAGGACGTTTTCGCCCCGCAGCTGGTGGGCCTTGATGTCTTTGACCGGGAAAAGATCCAGGCCGTGATGGCGCGGACCATCCACAACCAGACCGCCAAGGGCGCAGTGGACATCGCCGTGTGGGACGTCATCGGCAAGACCCTGGGGCAGCCCGTGACCAAGCTGCTGGGCGGCTACACCGACTCGCTGCGCGTCTCCCACATGCTCGGCTTTAAACCCGCCAGGGAACTCCTGGCCCTGGCCCTGGAGTTCCGGGAAACCTACGGCATCAACACCTTCAAGCTGAAGACCGGACGCCGTCCGCTGAACCTGGACATCGAGGCCGCAAGGGTGCTGCGGGAAGGCCTGGACGAGGACGCCGAGCTGTACATGGACGCCAACCGCGGGTGGACCGCCAACGAGGCCGCCGAGGTGCTGCGCCGCACCGCCGACCTCGGCCTGCAGTTCCTTGAGGAACCGGACGACGCCCGCGAGGTCTTGGGCCGCCGGCGCCTGGTCACCAACTCCCCCATCCCCATTGCCGCGGACGAATCGGCCGCCAACCTCGGCGAGGCGGCCCGCGAAATCCTCACTGGCGGGGCCAACCTGCTGTCCGTCAAGACCGCCCGGTCCGGCTTCACCGAAGCCGCCAAGATCGTTGGCATGGCCGAGGGCATGGGCATCGACGTTTACATCGGCAACCAGATCGACACCCAGGTAGGCACCGTGGCCTCCGTGGTGTTCGGCGCAGCCTTCGCCCACACCGCCAAGCGTGCGGCGGAACTTTCCAACTACCTCGATATGACCGATGACCTGCTGGCCCAGCCGCTAGCCATCACCGGCGGGCGGATCCACGTTCCCGCGTGTCCCGGCGCCGGCACCGACGTGGACGACGACAAGCTCGCCCACTACCGCACCGACTGA
- a CDS encoding LysR substrate-binding domain-containing protein: MEIRQLNYFIAVAEERHFGRAAKRLHMAQPPLSQQIRQLEDQLGVQLLNRTTRRVDLTAAGQLLLDRGRQIVNDVETLRADVYQVGKGATGVLRVGFSGSATYGVMPRIARLTKQVLPGLSLALNGEMLTPSMEAGLRNGTLDAALLRPPVASEEIDYRVVTQEPLVVALPSFSALAVDRPVAMHELQDQDFIAYAPESVLNRITSDLCRQAGFQPRITQVVGETSTMLAFVAAGGGIAVMPSSVRAFQLEGVAYREIDNVPPVELAVAWLRGHRSALLQNFLDIVATATADAATPAPADERHLPS; the protein is encoded by the coding sequence ATGGAAATCCGCCAGCTGAACTACTTCATCGCGGTCGCGGAGGAGCGGCATTTCGGCAGGGCGGCGAAGCGCCTGCACATGGCGCAGCCGCCGCTGTCCCAGCAGATCCGCCAACTCGAAGACCAGCTGGGCGTCCAGCTCCTCAACCGCACCACCCGCCGGGTGGACCTGACGGCGGCGGGCCAGCTCCTGCTGGACCGCGGCCGCCAGATCGTCAACGACGTCGAGACGCTCCGCGCGGATGTCTACCAGGTGGGCAAGGGCGCCACCGGCGTCCTCCGGGTGGGGTTCTCCGGCTCGGCAACCTACGGTGTCATGCCCCGGATCGCGCGGCTCACCAAGCAGGTCCTTCCCGGCCTGTCGCTGGCGCTGAACGGAGAGATGCTGACGCCGTCCATGGAAGCGGGGCTGCGGAACGGGACCCTGGACGCGGCACTGCTGCGTCCCCCCGTTGCCTCCGAGGAAATCGACTACCGCGTGGTCACCCAGGAGCCACTCGTCGTCGCGCTTCCCTCCTTCAGTGCCCTGGCGGTGGACCGGCCCGTGGCCATGCACGAACTGCAGGACCAGGACTTCATCGCCTACGCGCCGGAGTCGGTGCTGAACCGCATCACCTCGGACCTCTGCCGCCAGGCAGGCTTCCAGCCGCGGATCACGCAGGTGGTGGGCGAGACCTCCACCATGCTGGCGTTCGTGGCCGCGGGCGGCGGCATCGCCGTCATGCCGTCCAGCGTGCGCGCCTTCCAGCTCGAAGGCGTCGCCTACCGGGAGATCGACAATGTTCCCCCGGTGGAACTCGCCGTCGCCTGGCTGCGCGGCCACCGTTCCGCGCTCCTGCAAAACTTCCTGGACATCGTGGCCACGGCAACCGCTGATGCCGCCACCCCCGCTCCCGCTGATGAAAGGCACCTCCCCTCATGA
- a CDS encoding MFS transporter: MTLPHPQSTITGNPGRETRTANWVAFVICAALLFDGYDLVVYGTVLPGLLADAGQIGHFDAATAGLLGSWALIGVLVGSLACGAIGDFFGRRRLMLAGIAWFSLGMFATALATDVTAFGALRFATGLGLGVVIASAGATMAEFAPAGRRQFYNAIVYSGVPAGGVLASVLGIAFLDSIGWRGLFIIGSLPLLVILPIAWRKLPESPRWLLARGREEEALAAAWRTGVPLAEEQVIRKAGAAPRKSGFAAVFSRQFAVASILLGLMSFCGLLLTYGLNTWLPKIMEGYGYGRTYALFFPLALNLGAVVGGLVASRMADRNGPQRVIAATFALATISLGLMTFSFPLPLLFTFIATAGVGTLGTQVLVYGFQSNYFTTNARAAGVAWCASVGRLGGVLGPIIGGWLAAAGIGGATAFYIYGAVALLGGAVTILVPRQHRLEEALPVIEAPLDYVEKVSK, from the coding sequence ATGACGCTGCCGCACCCCCAATCCACGATCACCGGAAACCCGGGAAGGGAGACCCGGACAGCCAACTGGGTGGCTTTCGTCATCTGCGCCGCCCTCCTGTTTGATGGCTACGACCTGGTGGTCTACGGCACGGTCCTTCCGGGGCTGCTCGCAGACGCGGGCCAAATCGGGCACTTCGATGCGGCCACCGCCGGGCTCCTGGGGTCCTGGGCCCTCATTGGCGTGCTGGTGGGGTCGCTGGCATGCGGAGCGATCGGTGACTTCTTCGGCCGCCGCAGGCTGATGCTCGCAGGCATCGCCTGGTTCTCCCTGGGCATGTTCGCCACCGCCCTGGCCACGGATGTCACCGCCTTCGGTGCCCTCCGGTTTGCCACTGGGCTGGGCCTGGGCGTCGTCATCGCCAGCGCCGGCGCCACCATGGCCGAGTTCGCACCCGCGGGACGGCGGCAGTTCTACAACGCAATCGTGTACTCCGGGGTCCCCGCGGGCGGCGTGCTGGCATCCGTCCTGGGCATCGCCTTCCTGGACAGCATCGGCTGGCGCGGCCTCTTCATCATTGGATCCCTGCCCCTCCTGGTCATCCTGCCCATTGCCTGGCGGAAGCTTCCGGAATCCCCGCGCTGGCTGCTTGCCCGGGGCCGGGAAGAGGAAGCCCTCGCCGCAGCATGGCGCACCGGGGTGCCGCTCGCCGAAGAGCAGGTGATCCGGAAGGCCGGCGCCGCCCCGCGGAAGTCCGGGTTCGCCGCCGTCTTCTCCCGCCAGTTCGCCGTGGCATCCATCCTGCTGGGCCTGATGTCCTTCTGCGGCCTCCTCCTGACCTACGGGCTCAACACCTGGCTGCCCAAGATCATGGAGGGCTACGGCTACGGCCGGACCTACGCCCTGTTCTTCCCGCTGGCCCTGAACCTGGGCGCCGTGGTGGGCGGCCTGGTGGCCTCCCGGATGGCAGACCGGAACGGACCGCAGCGGGTCATCGCTGCCACGTTTGCCCTCGCCACCATCTCCCTGGGGCTGATGACCTTCAGCTTCCCGCTGCCGCTGCTCTTCACGTTCATCGCCACCGCAGGGGTGGGAACCCTGGGCACGCAGGTGCTGGTCTACGGTTTCCAGTCCAACTACTTCACCACCAATGCCCGTGCCGCCGGCGTCGCCTGGTGCGCCAGCGTGGGCCGGCTGGGCGGGGTCCTGGGTCCGATCATCGGTGGCTGGCTGGCAGCCGCGGGGATCGGCGGGGCAACAGCCTTCTACATTTACGGCGCGGTGGCCCTGCTCGGCGGCGCCGTCACCATCCTGGTACCGCGGCAGCACAGGCTGGAGGAAGCACTGCCCGTCATTGAAGCACCGCTAGATTACGTCGAAAAAGTATCTAAGTAA
- a CDS encoding maleylpyruvate isomerase family mycothiol-dependent enzyme produces MINPARLHSDLSRLGRETDMFLATVSSLSDEELAAPSLCEGWTRAHVVAHVACSGRALIGLIDWATSGKERRLYASAEARTEAIAALAALPRDELLAEVRDSAAAFAGEAERLTGELAAQKVRAGGRDLPATSIVALRIAEVVVHHHDLETAWTIEEADPDSLLNAIEAVVRALRAKGAPGMTLVTEERDQWIIGNGALHIESDREGLLQWLARGDAAHIEADGPVPALPSW; encoded by the coding sequence ATGATCAATCCAGCACGGCTGCACTCAGACCTGTCCCGCCTGGGCCGGGAGACTGATATGTTCCTGGCCACGGTGTCCTCTTTGTCCGATGAAGAGTTGGCTGCTCCTTCGCTGTGTGAAGGGTGGACCCGCGCCCACGTCGTCGCGCACGTCGCATGCAGCGGACGTGCCCTGATAGGGCTGATTGACTGGGCCACGTCCGGGAAGGAACGCCGGCTGTACGCATCCGCTGAAGCGCGCACGGAGGCCATCGCCGCCCTTGCTGCCCTGCCGCGGGACGAGCTCCTGGCTGAGGTGCGGGACTCAGCCGCCGCTTTCGCCGGTGAAGCCGAGCGGTTGACCGGGGAACTTGCGGCGCAGAAAGTAAGGGCAGGTGGCCGGGACCTGCCGGCCACGTCCATTGTGGCGCTGAGAATTGCCGAGGTGGTGGTGCACCACCATGACCTTGAGACCGCCTGGACCATCGAGGAGGCCGACCCCGATTCGCTGTTGAACGCCATCGAGGCCGTGGTACGTGCACTGCGTGCCAAGGGGGCGCCGGGGATGACGCTGGTGACCGAGGAACGCGACCAGTGGATTATCGGCAACGGCGCGCTGCACATCGAGTCCGATCGTGAGGGCCTGCTTCAGTGGCTGGCGCGTGGCGATGCAGCGCATATCGAGGCGGACGGCCCCGTGCCAGCACTGCCTAGCTGGTGA
- a CDS encoding YidH family protein — protein MHQAGTVALIEMWGDPVNLGGFGRFGWKKTQPHPSEERPLSSGVVAGPCPGRGDSSLSCFQPNIAPVPVRVILCVVLAMVGVVLAIQAFARWSGQEQAMRHNRELPHSWLLITMTIVVASAAAVFSVLILLAG, from the coding sequence GTGCACCAGGCCGGGACCGTCGCTCTCATAGAAATGTGGGGTGACCCTGTCAACCTGGGTGGGTTTGGCAGGTTTGGCTGGAAGAAGACCCAACCGCACCCAAGCGAAGAGCGGCCGCTGTCGTCAGGCGTAGTTGCCGGGCCTTGCCCGGGCAGAGGGGACAGCAGTCTTAGCTGTTTCCAGCCCAACATCGCGCCGGTGCCCGTGCGGGTTATCCTCTGTGTAGTCCTCGCCATGGTGGGGGTGGTGCTCGCCATCCAGGCGTTCGCAAGGTGGTCAGGTCAGGAACAGGCCATGCGCCACAATCGCGAGCTTCCCCATTCGTGGTTGCTGATCACGATGACGATTGTCGTGGCTTCAGCAGCCGCCGTTTTCTCCGTCCTCATCCTTCTGGCGGGCTGA
- a CDS encoding DUF202 domain-containing protein: MAHTLRDPGLQPDRTLLAWRRTILALIITDFLVWRTWLLSSAGDGAERTHRASVWR; encoded by the coding sequence GTGGCGCATACGCTCCGGGATCCAGGCTTGCAACCGGATCGTACTCTGCTCGCGTGGCGACGAACCATCCTCGCCCTCATCATTACGGATTTCCTCGTCTGGAGGACTTGGCTGCTTTCATCTGCAGGGGACGGCGCAGAGAGAACTCACAGGGCTTCGGTGTGGCGGTAG